Below is a window of Clostridium sp. JN-1 DNA.
GGATGACGTTGTATACAAATTTAATAATGGATTAATAAACGTTGGAGATAAAATCACCGTTACTGCAAATAGTGTATCTTCTAGTATTAATATAAGGGGAGAAGAGCATAATGATAGCTATGCTGTATACAGTCCATCGAGAGATGACTTAGATGGTATAACTATAACAGCAAAATAAAACAAGGGGAGATACTCCCCTTGTTTTATTATATCAATTTATTAAGCTTTATTTTATAATATGTATATGATGCAATCACAGAAGAAAAGGAAGTGAGAATTTGGGTAAACAAAATCCACAAAAAAAATCAATAATTAAAAAAAGATTTATGATTATCTTCATACTTATAGCTGTGATTTTTTTAATGATTATAGTAAGGTTAGGATATATAATGATAAAAATGGGACCAAAATATAAAGTAATTGCAGAACAGCAGCAGAGAAGTGAAGTTAAAATTAATGCCAAGCGCGGAAGAATTCTCGATAGGAATGGAAATGAATTAGCTGTAAACTCAGATGCTTATCAAATTGATTTGGATTTAAAAACACTTAGAGAAACACTAAAGGACAAGAAAATGACATTTAGTGACTTAGCAAATGAGCTAGCTCCTATACTTGGAATGAAATCTGATGATGTACTTAAGGCAATGAATACGACACTGCCAAATGGATTACCGACAAGTTCTGTTGTACTTAAAAGACAAGTTGAAAAATCACAAGCTGATAAGGTAAAAGCTTTAAAAATAAGGGGAATTATATTGTCACCAGACACTAAAAGATATTACACAAACAATGATTTCTTATCAAGTATACTTGGACAGGTTAATCTTAATGGACAGGGTACATCTGGAGTCGAATTATCATATGATAAAGAATTATCTGGAACTCCAGGGGAAAGTACTTATGAAAAAGATACTAAAGGAAACCAGCTGCCATATGGGGATTCAGATTATGTAAAACCTGTGGATGGCAAAGATGTAGTTTTAACTATAGATGAAGTTGTACAAACTTACGTAGAAGATACTGCAAAAAAGGCTTTAACTAGTAATAATGCCAAATCTGTTAGCATTGTTGTAATGAATCCAAATAACGGTGAAATACTGGGGATGACAAGTAAGCCGGATTTTAATCCTAAGGATAATACGCTTTACAAAGATAGAAATGTTGAAGACACTTTTGAACCGGGCTCAATTTTTAAGGTTATTACATCAGCTTGTGCACTGGAAAATAATATAGGTGTTGATGATGGATATGTTTGTAATGGAAGCCTTAAAATAGGGAATACTACAATTCACTGTTGGGACTGGAATGGACATGGATATGAAACCTTTGGTGATATAATTAAACATTCTTGCAATGTTGGTTTTATGGAATTAGGTTCAAAAATAGGGAAAGATAAGCTTGTTGATTTTTCAAAAAAGCTTGGAATAGGACAAAGAACTGGAATTGATCTTCCAGGAGAGTCTGCAGGAATTTTAAGGGATCCATCTAAAATGAACAGTGTAGATTTGGCAACAATGGCTTTTGGACAGGGAGTTGCTGTAACTCAAGTTCAATTTATGGCTGCATTTAATTCAATTGCAAACAGTGGTACTTGGATAAGACCTCATATCATGAAAAGCATAGGACATGCTGATGATAACAATAAGTTAGTTGAAGACAGAAAGTTTAATGACTATGGTAAAAGAAAAGTATATGATCCAAAGATAGCAGCAACTTTACGCCAGTACTTAGAAAAAGTTGTTACTGAAGGTGTTGGAAAAAATGCTTATGTAGATGGTTTGGATGTAGCAGGTAAAACTGGAACTGCACAGGTAGCTGATTCGGAAACAGGAAGATACGTTGAAGGAAAGTATATATCTTCCTTTGTTGGAATGGCACCAGCTTCAAATCCTAAGATAACAGTTTTAATAAGTATAGATAGTCCGAGCAATGGAAGCTATTATGCAAGTGATACAGCGGCACCATTTGCCAAGGAATTATTTAGTGAAGTTTTTAATTACATGTCAATTAAGGGAGAACAAAATTTACTTGATAAGTAAAATTATAAAGTGGAAAGCAATTTATGCATGCTTTCCACTTTATTTTAGATGTTTAATATATGTATAGTTTATCAATATAAATTAGATATTTCCTTTAAAATTTCAGCATTAGAAGATAACTCCTGAAGTAAGGCATTTATTTCTTGAAATGAACTAGCTTGTTTATCAAATGTACTTGTAATTTCAGTCATATTTTTAGATACACTTGATACTGAAGATTGAATTTGTTTTAATGTGTCATCAATTTTTTTTATAGAATCAGTGCTTGAATTTGAAAGTTTTCTTATTTCCTGAGCAACAACGCCAAAACCTTTTCCCATTTCACCAGCACGTGCTGCTTCTATAGAGGCATTTAAACCTAAAAGATTAGTTTGTTTAGCTACGTTTTTAACAAATCCTAATATTTGATCTGTATTTTTTACTTGATCGTCTGTTTTTTGAATATCATCGCTGATTTTAATGTTTGACTCTGACATATGTTGTATGTTAGCAGCCATTTCATTTGTATTACTACTTATCTTTTCCAAGGCATCGGAAAGGCTTTTGGATAAACTTGAAATTTTGTACTTCTGGTTTAAATTTTTTACAATTGCAATACAGCCTATTACAGTACTATTATCAAAAATTGGAATTGATATTGATTCTACTTCCATACCAAATATTTCCTCGGGAATTCTTTTTTTGATAATCTTGCCTTCTAATATACATTTATAATTGGATCCTTCAGATGAAATTGAATCACCTTCTTTTACATTCAAGTTAAACTTTTCATTACCATAAATTTTAAGGTACTTTTCTTTGTTTGACATAGAAAATAGTACATCATAGTTAAAAAAGTGTTTGATGTAAGGTATTAATAATTCATAGGAATGCATTATTTCATTAGTTAAAGTTTGTTCAGACATAATCAGTATTACCACCTTTTATAAAAATATCCATAGATATTTAAAATATATGAATTTATAGGATAAAATTATTATAACATAAATTTAATGGAATAATTTTATATTATATAAATAAAGTATTAAAAATTAATAAATTATTAATACTTTATTAAGTGATATGAAATACTATCTTTTTAAAATATGATATAATTATTTAAAGCATGTTATATTGATAGGAGAGATAAATGAAAATGGATATTGTGTATAGAAAGTTTTTACCAGTTTTGAAATTACTAATAGTGTTAGTTTTAATAAGTATATTCATGCGTATACTACCAATACTTGTAATCGCTGGAGCTGTATCATGGGGAATATTTAAACTTGTAAGGTACTTTAAAAGTATAAAAAAAGACTCTTTTCAAAATGCGAAAAAAGAGATGAAATATGATACTGAAGATGAGTTTAATCTTCAAAATAAAAAAGTTGTGGATGTAGACTATGAGAATGTTTCTTCAAATGAAAGAGAAGATTGAAAGTATATAAAGTATCTTTAAATAATTTAAAGATACTTTATAATTTTTTATCTAACTTTAACATCGAGCAGATCTAATATAAACATTACAAGAGGTATACCTATAAGTAATCCCCAAAAACCAATAAAGTGTTCTGAAGCTATGAGTATTATAAAAGTAAAAAATATTGGTAAGTGTACTTTAGATGACATAAGTTTTGGATTTAAAATATAACTTTCTATTGAATGTACTACTGCAATCATTATAAGTATATAAAGTACCTTAGTTAAACCACCTATTTTAAAAGCTATAATTGAAAGTGGAATTAGTGAAATTATTACACCTGCTACTGGGATCAAGCTTAAAATGAATATCATAAATCCAAGTGTTATAAGCTGTGGAAATTTCAATATAAAAAGTACCGTTACAGATATTGCTGTATTTACAAAAGCTATTATTATTTGAGCTTGTATAACTTTACCAAATGAGTTTAAAAAGTTGTTCCCAAAGAAACAAAAATATTTGTAAAACCCAGAGATTTTGCTGTCTTCAAACTTTTTTAAAAAAGATATAATTTTTCTCTTTTCAAGTATAAAAAATAAACTCAGCATAATTGCAATAAATGAATTTACACTCCATTTTCCTATATTAGTAGCTAGCTCAATTGTTGCATTTACTCCAGATTTAAGATAATTGCTTAAATTAATTTGTGCAGTATTTAAGTATTTTTGCATTATATTTGAACTATATTTTGATGCTGTACCAAAATCAGCAGCTTGATTTATAAGAGTTTTACTTTGAATTATAATTTGCGGTACATATCTTACAATTATAAGTACTATGGATAAAAATAATATTGAATATATGCAAATAGTAATGACTTTTTCCTTTAAAATTGTAACTTTCTTGAAATAACCTAATATAAATTCTTGTAAACTATTCATAAGATAAGTAAACAAAAATGTTAATAAAAATAGGTCTAATAAAGATCTGCAAAGATAAAATATAATTATTAATCCTATAAAAAATAAAAATCTTTTAAAGGATTCTTTAGCCCAAAGTTCTTTAAAAAAATCCATTCAGTTAATCTCTCCTTGTTATAAATTAAGTTCTCTCATTATTGTTATTCCAATGAGCCCAGGTCCCGTATGTACACCTGCAACTGGACCTATATTTCCAAAACCTAAAAATGTTATATTGTCAATTCCTTTGAAGTGCTCATATAAACGCTTTCCTTCGGATTCAGCACCACCATGAAGTACCCAGACTCTTGCTTTTGCTGTTTTTAATATATCTTGAATTATTTCAATCATTTTGTGCATGGCTTTCTTTTTTCCTCTTACTTTTGCATAAGTATAATATATACCATCTTCATTTATGGATATTATAGGTTTAATACTCAAAAGTTCTCCTACGGTACCGGAAACTTTTCCTATTCTTCCGCCCTTTATTAGATATTTTAACGTATCTACAATATAGTATATTGATATACTATCTCTTATCTTAGGAAGATATTCTAAAATTTCTTCATAAGTTTTTCCTTGATTTATTAGTTCCCCACATTTTATTATTATAGCACCTGCACCTAATGTTAATGCTTTTGAATCAAACACAGTTATTTTCATATTAGTATAACTTTCACTTACTAGTTTCAACGTATTATATGTGCCCGATAATCCCGAAGATATACAAACAGCTATAACATGAGTATACCCTTCTTTTTCTAAGCTATTAAATAAGTTTTCTATATCAGTTATGGAAGGAAGTGAGGTGTGAGGAACTTCTTTTTCCAAGTTATCATACACCTCTTCAGGTGTTATGTTAACCCTATCTATGTATTCACTGTCTTTATATATTATTCTTAGCGGTAGTATTTTTACATTAAACTTTTTTATAGTTTCTTCATCTAGATCTGATGTACTATCTGTTACTAAAGCAATTTTTGACATTTAAATAACCTCCTTGCAATCATCAAATATAATTATATATCAAATATTATGTAGTTATCAATACTAGTATGTCGATAGTTATAATATAAATTTAAAATGATGATTTAGTTTATAATAAATTGCATAAGATATTAGTATACATATTTACAATTTAACTTGTTAAATGCTAAATTATATCTAATAATTATTATTATACATTTATTAAATATAATTCAAATAGGGGATTTAGTATGAAAAATAATAAAAAGATAAATTTAATATTAATCATGTTGTTTTTAATAATATTTATATTTAGTATACAGTATACCAAAAGTAAGCCTTCTTATCAGTATTCATGGGATAACTTTGAACATATAGTAAATGATTTCCCAAGTTATTCTAAAGACAACTTAGTTAAAATAGCTTCTAAAGTAATAGATAATAGAAATAGTAATACAATAACATTTGAATTTATAACTGATACTCACTATGACCAAAAGTGGAGTTCTAGAAAAACTGCATTAAGGCATCTTGATGAAGTAAAGGAACTTGGAAATATGATAGATACAAGTTTTATTGCAGTTGGAGGAGACATAGTTGATGGATATTCTCCAAAGTATAAGTCAATTGAAAATTTAAACAAGACAGTTTCAGAACTCATGTATGGAAATAATATGAATGTTTTTTTAGTTAAAGGAAATCATGATGATAATACTTATTACAATATAAGAAATACACCTCGTTCTGTTGATAATGTAATTTTCCCAAAGGAATTTTATAATTGTACAATAAGTAAAATAAAAAATAATGTGGAAGTAGATAATGAAAATCCATATGGTAGTTATTATTATAAGGACTTCCCAAATCAAAAATTGAGAGTAATAATACTCAATACAAATGATTTACCAGTTATATACAAAAAGGATGGCTCATTAAAATATAATGGTATAAATAAGTATGCAGTATCAAATGATCAATTAAACTGGGCTGCACACAAAGCTTTAAATTTTTCGGATAAAAAAGACAAATCCAAGTGGAAAGTCATATTTTTTAGCCACGCGTGTTTTGAAGAGGATATAAACCATCGCAAAAAAATAATAAATGGTGATGTAATGATTAATATTATTCAAAGTTTTAAAAATGGAGAGTCATATTGTTCAAAAAATGATTATGGTGATTTTGCTGAAAATGTAAATGTTGATTTTAGAAAACAAGGTAAAATGGATGTCATAGCTATGATAAGTGGTCATGTACATAAAGATGCATTAGAAAAGAAAGATGGAATAACTTATATAACTACATTAAATTCAGTTCCTATAAGAATGAATCCTAATACCCCAATTAGGTGTCCTAATTCAAATACTGAAAATGCATTTGATGTTTTTTCTGTAGATGTAAAAAATAGGGATGTAAATATATACAGGCTTGGTGCAGGCACAGATAGAAAATTTTCATATTAGACTAAAGCAAAACCCCATTATGCTTAAAAATAAGCTTAAAAAATAAATGATTTACAAAAATAAAAAAATGCTTGAATATTTATAAATTTAATTGTATAATTATAAAAAACAAATAAGGGGGAAAATATTATGAAAAAATTTAAAATAGCGTCTGCAGTTATGATAAGCGTGATGGTAGTTTCACTGTTTGCAGGATGTGGAAGTAGTAATAATTCCAGCAGCAGCTCTAAATCAAAGGTAAACTCACTGCAAAGAGTTAAAGATTCTGGTAAGCTTACGATAGGATTAGATGATTCTTATCCACCAATGGAATTTAGGGATGATAATAATAACTTAGTAGGTTTCGACATAGATCTTGGAAATGCACTAGCTAAAAAATTAGGAGTTAAACTTGAAGTTACTACTACAGATTTTAACGGAATTTTATTAGCACTAAAGTCTGGAAAGTTTGATGCCATAATTTCAGCTTTAAGTATGACAGAAGAGAGAAAGAAGGAAATAGATTTCGTTGGACCATATATAGATGGCGGACAGATAATTGTAACTAGAAAAGGAGATGATTCAATAAAAACTAAAGATGATTTAAAGGGAAAGATATTGGCAGCTCAATTGGGATCTACAGGTGAGCAAGCTGCCATGAAAATTCAAGGTGCTAAAGAAGTTAAAAAATATGATAAGGTAACAGAAGCATTTCATGATTTAGCTATAGGAAGAACTAACGCTTTAATAGTAGATGGTCAAGTTGGCGGCTATTATACTAAGAAAGATAGCAGCAAATATAAGATACTAAGTGAAAGACTGACTAAGGAACCTGAAGGGATAGGTGTTAAAAAAGAAGATAAAGAACTTAAAGAAGCTCTTCAAAAGGCTTTAGATGAGCTTAAAGCAGATGGAACTTTATCAAAACTTTCAATAAAATGGTTTGGATATGATATTTACAAAATGTAATTAATGTACTTAAAGAGTGGGGCTTTTGCACTATAGATTTCATCAACAAACACTTAACATGTGTCTGTATATATGTTAAATGTTTGGTGCAGATGTATCTAGTGCAGAGAAGCTCCCTCTTATTTTTTATTTAAGAATATAATATCATTTTATAACTTGACACAAACACGATATCATTGCTAAATTTACATTAATGTAGTTATAATATAATATAATATTATATATGATATACTATAATTAGTGAATAGAACAAAAATGTGAACTTGGAGTTTATCATATTTGGATAAGAGGGGAGTTTCTATGATAAATCAAATACAAGACGAATTGCAAGCAATAGCTGAAACCATAAAGGCTGTTATAGGTATAGATATAACTATTATGAATAAAAATTTACTTAGAATAGCTGGAACTGGTAAGTTGAAAGAAAAAGTAGGATATGCTGGTCCAAAAAATTCTGTGTTTCAAAAATGTGTTTTAACAGGAAAACCTTATTTTATAAAAAACCCTAAAGTTTGCAAAGAATGTGTTACATGTGATGGAAGGGAAAAGTGTGATGAGAAAGCAGAGGTATGTTTACCTATAATTATAGACGGAAAAGTAGAAGGTGCTATGGCAATGATAGTTTTTGATGAATCACAAAAAGAAAACTTTCTACAAAAAATAGACAGCTATAAAGATTTTGAGAAGAGACTAAGTGAGCTTATATCTTCACATATAAGTGAAAAAAATTTTAGTAACAAGCTTGAATATAAATCTAAAGAACTCTTAACTGTTATAGATTCAGTTAATGAAGGAATTATAATAATAGATAATAAAAATAAAATATTAAATCTAAATAAGTATATAAGAGAAAAGTTTAAATTAAAAAATGGTGAGATAATAGGTAAAAATATAAATTTAATTCTTCCAAGTAAGTTTATAAATAAGTTTAAAAGAAATGATTATCTATTAGAGGAAGAACAAATAACAATACAAAAGGGTAATATAAGATATGATTTTTTACTTTCAATAAAACCTATAAAAGTAAACAACAAAATTTCAGGTGGAGTTATAACTTTTAAAGACTTTAATAAATTGCAAAGATCTGTACTCAAAATAAATGAAAAACATTCTATTTTCACTTTTGAAGATATAATAGGAGATAGCCCAGTCTTTTCCAAGGTTAAAGAAGAGTCAAAGCAAATAGCAAAACAAGATGTACCAGTTTTGCTGTTGGGTGAAAGTGGTACTGGCAAAGAACTTTTTGCACGGGCAATTCATTTTGAAAGTTATAGAAAAAGTGAAGTTTTCATGCCTATAAATTGCGGTGCAATTCCAGAAAGCTTAGTTGAAAGTGAACTCTTTGGATATGAGAAAGGTGCTTTTACAGGAGCAAGCAGTAATGGAAAGATAGGTAAATTTGAGTTAGCTAAAGATGGAACTATTTTTTTAGATGAAATAGGAGATTTACCCCTTCATATGCAAGTAAAGCTCTTGAGAGTACTTGAAGAAAAAGAAATAATGAGAGTAGGAGGAGTTAATACAATAAAAGTAAATCCTAGAATAATAGCTGCTACAAATAAAAATTTGTATAAAATGGTTGAAAAAAATGAATTTAGGAGAGATTTATTTTATAGATTAAATGTTATTCCAATTAATATACCTGCCCTTAGAGAAAGAAAACAAGATATAATACAACTTTCAGGATATTTTTTAAATAGATATAACAGTGTATATGGTAAAAATATAAAGGGATTTGATGAAGAATCAAAAAAGGCACTACTTAAATATTCATGGCCTGGTAATGTACGGGAACTCCAGAATTTAATAGAATATGCTATTAATTTTGAAAAACATGATATAATTACTTTAAATACTATAGCTGGAAGAATAGAACCTAATAAGAGTAGGATAGATGAAGATAAGACATTTAAAGATATGG
It encodes the following:
- a CDS encoding stage V sporulation protein D, whose protein sequence is MGKQNPQKKSIIKKRFMIIFILIAVIFLMIIVRLGYIMIKMGPKYKVIAEQQQRSEVKINAKRGRILDRNGNELAVNSDAYQIDLDLKTLRETLKDKKMTFSDLANELAPILGMKSDDVLKAMNTTLPNGLPTSSVVLKRQVEKSQADKVKALKIRGIILSPDTKRYYTNNDFLSSILGQVNLNGQGTSGVELSYDKELSGTPGESTYEKDTKGNQLPYGDSDYVKPVDGKDVVLTIDEVVQTYVEDTAKKALTSNNAKSVSIVVMNPNNGEILGMTSKPDFNPKDNTLYKDRNVEDTFEPGSIFKVITSACALENNIGVDDGYVCNGSLKIGNTTIHCWDWNGHGYETFGDIIKHSCNVGFMELGSKIGKDKLVDFSKKLGIGQRTGIDLPGESAGILRDPSKMNSVDLATMAFGQGVAVTQVQFMAAFNSIANSGTWIRPHIMKSIGHADDNNKLVEDRKFNDYGKRKVYDPKIAATLRQYLEKVVTEGVGKNAYVDGLDVAGKTGTAQVADSETGRYVEGKYISSFVGMAPASNPKITVLISIDSPSNGSYYASDTAAPFAKELFSEVFNYMSIKGEQNLLDK
- a CDS encoding methyl-accepting chemotaxis protein, with the protein product MSEQTLTNEIMHSYELLIPYIKHFFNYDVLFSMSNKEKYLKIYGNEKFNLNVKEGDSISSEGSNYKCILEGKIIKKRIPEEIFGMEVESISIPIFDNSTVIGCIAIVKNLNQKYKISSLSKSLSDALEKISSNTNEMAANIQHMSESNIKISDDIQKTDDQVKNTDQILGFVKNVAKQTNLLGLNASIEAARAGEMGKGFGVVAQEIRKLSNSSTDSIKKIDDTLKQIQSSVSSVSKNMTEITSTFDKQASSFQEINALLQELSSNAEILKEISNLY
- a CDS encoding AI-2E family transporter; this translates as MDFFKELWAKESFKRFLFFIGLIIIFYLCRSLLDLFLLTFLFTYLMNSLQEFILGYFKKVTILKEKVITICIYSILFLSIVLIIVRYVPQIIIQSKTLINQAADFGTASKYSSNIMQKYLNTAQINLSNYLKSGVNATIELATNIGKWSVNSFIAIMLSLFFILEKRKIISFLKKFEDSKISGFYKYFCFFGNNFLNSFGKVIQAQIIIAFVNTAISVTVLFILKFPQLITLGFMIFILSLIPVAGVIISLIPLSIIAFKIGGLTKVLYILIMIAVVHSIESYILNPKLMSSKVHLPIFFTFIILIASEHFIGFWGLLIGIPLVMFILDLLDVKVR
- a CDS encoding DegV family protein, with product MSKIALVTDSTSDLDEETIKKFNVKILPLRIIYKDSEYIDRVNITPEEVYDNLEKEVPHTSLPSITDIENLFNSLEKEGYTHVIAVCISSGLSGTYNTLKLVSESYTNMKITVFDSKALTLGAGAIIIKCGELINQGKTYEEILEYLPKIRDSISIYYIVDTLKYLIKGGRIGKVSGTVGELLSIKPIISINEDGIYYTYAKVRGKKKAMHKMIEIIQDILKTAKARVWVLHGGAESEGKRLYEHFKGIDNITFLGFGNIGPVAGVHTGPGLIGITIMRELNL
- a CDS encoding metallophosphoesterase: MKNNKKINLILIMLFLIIFIFSIQYTKSKPSYQYSWDNFEHIVNDFPSYSKDNLVKIASKVIDNRNSNTITFEFITDTHYDQKWSSRKTALRHLDEVKELGNMIDTSFIAVGGDIVDGYSPKYKSIENLNKTVSELMYGNNMNVFLVKGNHDDNTYYNIRNTPRSVDNVIFPKEFYNCTISKIKNNVEVDNENPYGSYYYKDFPNQKLRVIILNTNDLPVIYKKDGSLKYNGINKYAVSNDQLNWAAHKALNFSDKKDKSKWKVIFFSHACFEEDINHRKKIINGDVMINIIQSFKNGESYCSKNDYGDFAENVNVDFRKQGKMDVIAMISGHVHKDALEKKDGITYITTLNSVPIRMNPNTPIRCPNSNTENAFDVFSVDVKNRDVNIYRLGAGTDRKFSY
- a CDS encoding ABC transporter substrate-binding protein; this translates as MKKFKIASAVMISVMVVSLFAGCGSSNNSSSSSKSKVNSLQRVKDSGKLTIGLDDSYPPMEFRDDNNNLVGFDIDLGNALAKKLGVKLEVTTTDFNGILLALKSGKFDAIISALSMTEERKKEIDFVGPYIDGGQIIVTRKGDDSIKTKDDLKGKILAAQLGSTGEQAAMKIQGAKEVKKYDKVTEAFHDLAIGRTNALIVDGQVGGYYTKKDSSKYKILSERLTKEPEGIGVKKEDKELKEALQKALDELKADGTLSKLSIKWFGYDIYKM
- a CDS encoding sigma 54-interacting transcriptional regulator is translated as MINQIQDELQAIAETIKAVIGIDITIMNKNLLRIAGTGKLKEKVGYAGPKNSVFQKCVLTGKPYFIKNPKVCKECVTCDGREKCDEKAEVCLPIIIDGKVEGAMAMIVFDESQKENFLQKIDSYKDFEKRLSELISSHISEKNFSNKLEYKSKELLTVIDSVNEGIIIIDNKNKILNLNKYIREKFKLKNGEIIGKNINLILPSKFINKFKRNDYLLEEEQITIQKGNIRYDFLLSIKPIKVNNKISGGVITFKDFNKLQRSVLKINEKHSIFTFEDIIGDSPVFSKVKEESKQIAKQDVPVLLLGESGTGKELFARAIHFESYRKSEVFMPINCGAIPESLVESELFGYEKGAFTGASSNGKIGKFELAKDGTIFLDEIGDLPLHMQVKLLRVLEEKEIMRVGGVNTIKVNPRIIAATNKNLYKMVEKNEFRRDLFYRLNVIPINIPALRERKQDIIQLSGYFLNRYNSVYGKNIKGFDEESKKALLKYSWPGNVRELQNLIEYAINFEKHDIITLNTIAGRIEPNKSRIDEDKTFKDMVTEFEKQVIYDYMERYGYDTDCKKLIAKKLNISTATLYRKLGEKIIKDDN